Genomic window (Microbacterium oxydans):
TCTACGACCTCGCCATCCAGATCGCGCTCATCCGCCCCGGACCCATCCAGGGCGGGGCGGTGCATCCGTTCGTGCGGCGCAAGATGGCGAAGGACCGTGTGGACGAGGAGAACCGGGAGCGGGCGACTCGCGGTCAGGCGCCGGTGGAGTTCACGATCCCGTACCCGCACGGCGATCTGGAGGACATCCTGAAGCGCACGCTGGGCATCCCCATCTTCCAGGAGCAGCTCATCCAGATGGCGACGGCGATCGGCGACTGCACGGCCGACGAGGCCGATCTGCTGCGCCGGGCCATGGGCTCCAAGCGCGGGCTGGAGAAGATCGAGAAGGTGAGGGACAAGCTCTACGCCGGGATGGCGCGGCGCGGACTCGTCGACGAGGCCGCCGACCGCATCTACGCGCAGATCCAGGCGTTCTCGAACTTCGGATTCGCCGAGTCGCACTCCCTGTCGTTCGCCCTGCTCGTCTACGCCAGCTCCTGGCTGAAGCTGCACTACCCCGCCGCGTTCCTCGCCGGCCTGCTGCGCTCGCAGCCGATGGGCTTCTACTCCGCGGCGACCCTCACCGCGGACGCCCGGCGGCACGGGGTCGAGGTCCACCGCCCCGATCTGCATGTCTCCGGCGCGACGGAGACCCTGGAGCCGCTCGCCGACTTTCCGGGGAACGGGCCGACCGGCCGGGACACGTGCCTCGCCGACCCCCAGCCCCCCGTCCTCCGCTTCGACCGGGAGGCTCCGGATGAGTCAACCGCGCATCGCCGGGACGGGAGGTTCGCGGTGCGACTGGGGCTGAGCGGCATCCGCGGCATCGGCGTCCCGATGGCGGAGCGGATCGTCGCCGAGCGCGAGGCGCACGGCCGCTACCGGGACCTGAACGATCTGGTGCGACGGACGGATGCCACCGCCGCGCAGCTGGAGGCTCTCGCGACCGCCGGCGCGTTCGCCTGCCTCGGGCTGGAGCGACGGGAGGCCATCTGGCTCGCGGGTGCCGCGGCGGACGACCGGTCGCGGTTCCTTCCCGGGACCACGGTCGCCGTGCAGCCGCCCCTGTTCGCCGACCAGACCAGCTACGAACGTCTCTCCGCCGATCTCTGGGCGACCGGGGTGTCGACCGACGACCATCCGATGGCGCACTTCCGTGAGGCGCTGCGTACCCGCGGGGTGCTGACCGCCGCCGATCTGCAGGGGCACGAGATCGGACGACGCATCGAGGTCGCCGGGCTCGTCACCCACCGCCAGCGACCGGCGACGGCGGCCGGGATCACGTTCGTGAACCTCGAGGACGAGAGCGGCCTGGTGAACGTCGTCTGCTCGGCGGGGGTCTGGAACCGCTACCGCCGTGTCGCCCGGGAGTCACCGGCGCTCATCATCCGCGGCATCCTGGAGCGGTCGGCCGAGGGCGTGGTCAATGTGCTCGCCGACGGGTTCGAGGATCTGCGCACCGGTCTGACGCATCGATCCCGGGACTTCCGCTGAGGGACGCGGAAAAATCACCAGAAGCGTTCGGGCTCTTCCTCGAGCGGTCGGTCCACACCGCCCCAGCGGTCCGCCTCGGCCTTCGCGGCATCCGCGGCGGCGTCCGCCCCGCGCAGCGCGACCTTCGCTCCCGTCGCGCCCGGACCGATCGGATCGACGAGCAGAGCGGTGCGCGCACCGGCACCGCCGATGGTCACCGTGCACTTCAGGACTCGACCGATCCACCGGGAGACGTCGCGGCCGGGCTCCTCCGGACGCCGGTAGCGGATGCCCGTGTCGAGGTCGACGAGGGCGAGCACGACAGGCTCCTCCGTGAGCGGATCGACCTGCTCGGTCACCTCGACCCGATGGCCGTGAGGGATGGCGACCTGCGCGTCGAAAACCAGCAATCTGTCCATGGATCCACCCTAGGCACACGCCACCGGAAGACAACAGGGACCACGCGTCGGATACATTCGGATACTTCTTTGTCCCCCAAATGGCGGACAAGCCGATTAAGAGGTACTCTTCTCTCGTAGCAGGGGCTACGAGGCTGATGGACTGGGGAATCAGCCGTGAGCGCAGCGAGATCTTCGCCGCCTCCCCAACCGTCCGGGAAGGACGGTGAGCCCTCTCGGCGACACCGTCTGGGGCGGGTCGTTCGGGAGGGCATACCTCCCCGAACGCGCCGCCCGGAGCGCGGCCTCAGTCGACGGGGATGACCTCGAGAGTGTTCGAACGCACCGGCTCCTGGCCCATCTCGGGCGCATACGGGCTCGGGGTGTACTTGTCGAGATACGCCGCGTCGATCGCCGCGTTCGTGGCCTCGTCGGTGACGCTCTCGAAGCGAACGTCCTTCGTCACGCCGCCGGCCGATACCCGACCGCGGAGACTCGCGAGGGCCGGGGCGTACCACTTGCCCTCCAGGCCCGTGTACGAGCGCACGAACAGACGACCATCCACGGCGACCGCCCAGATCCCGACCGTCTTCGGCGTCGTCCCGTCTTCGAGCTGCGCGGACAGATCGAACATCTCCGGCGCCGCGATCGCCGCGAGCTCTTCGGCATTCCACTTCGTCATCTGAGAACTCTAACTCTGGTCGCCGACGTGCCCCGGAGCCGTGAGCGACAGCACCCGCTCGACGAAGGCCGCGTACTCGTGCATGTAGTGCCGCAGGAACTCCTCCGTCGCCTCATCCTTCACCTCGCCGTCCGCGCCGAAGACCTCGGGACGGAAGGTGATGTAGGCCTCAGGGGCGTTCAGCTGCGGGGCGTTCAGGAAGCTCAGCACGCTGCGCATCGACGACTGCATCACCGCGGTGCCGATGGCGCCGGTGGAGGCTCCGATGATGCCGGTGGGCTTGCGGGCGAACGAGTTGTGCCCCCAGGGCCGCGAGCCCCAGTCGATCGCGTTCTTCAGCGCGCCCGGGATGGAGCGGTTGTACTCGGGCGAGATGAGGAGCAGCCCCTCGGCCCCCTCGACCGCACGCTTGAACACGGTGACGGCCTCGACCGGATCGAGCTCGTCGTCGCGGTTGTAGAGCGGGAGGTCGCGGATCGGGATCTCCACGAGCTCCAGGTCGGACGGCGCCAGCCGCACGAGGGTCTTCGAGAGGACGCGGTTGATCGAGTTCGTGGCGAGGCTTCCGATGATGTAGCCGATGCGGTGGGTCATGTCCGTTCCGCGGGGAGGCCGGTCGAATCTCGTCAGCGTGATCCCCGCGTCCTTCCATCTCCAGGATATCTCCGCGATGGGGGCTTGCCGCAAGGCCCCCTCCGTGGGGCAGAATCGACCCTCGCTCGTGCGATCTGCGCGCGTGCGTGAAGGAGACTCATGCCCACCGATCCCTTCCACCTCCCCGACAACCTCGAGGCGAAGTCCTCACCCGCACTCCTCGACGCCGACCGCGCGCACCTCCGGCGCATCGCGGATGCCCTGGACGAACAGCGCGCCGACGTCGCGCTGCGGCTCGAACAGGCGCGCCGCCAGCACGCCGCATACGGAGACGCCGCTGTGGACCGCGACCTGCAGATCCGTCGGCTCAGCGGACGACTGCGGGTGCTGGAGCGCTTCGGGATCGACATCTGCCTCGGCCGGATGACGCCGGCCGACGGCGAACCGGTCTACATCGGCCGCACCGGGCTGGCGGCGGCCGACGGCACGCGACTCCTGATCGACTGGCGGACACCCGCGGCCGAGCCGTACTTCGCCGCGACCATGGAGGATCCGCGCGGGATCATCTCGCGGCGCCGCTACCGCTGGACCGATGGCCGGGTCAGCGACTACTGGGACGAGGCGCTCACTCCGGCCGGCTTCGACGGCGCGGCGTCGCTCGACGACCAGTCGGCGTTCATCGCGAGTCTCGGAACGCACCGGACATCACGGATGCGCGATGTGCTCGCCACGATCCAGGCCGATCAGGATGCCATCATCCGCACGCCCTCCGCCGGAGCCCTCGTCGTGGACGGCGGACCGGGCACCGGGAAGACGGTGGTCGCGCTGCATCGCGCCGCGCATCTCCTCTACGCGGAGCCGCACCTCACGCAGAGCGCGGGCGGCATGCTGCTCGTCGGCCCCAACGCCCACTACCTCGCCTATGTTGGGGACGTGCTGCCCAGCCTCGGCGAGGACACGGTGCGCCTGAGCACGCTGCGCGACCTCGTGCCGGAGGGAGCCGCCGCCGGCGACGAGAGCGATCCGCGGGTCTCCCGGCTCAAGGCCGCCCTCGATCCGGGCGCCGTCCTCGACGCCGCCGCCCGGGCGTTCGAACGTCCGCCCCGGCACGCGATGCGCCTCGAGTCGCCCTGGGCCGACCTCTGGATCAGCCGGACCGAGTGGACGGAGCTGTTCTCCGGTGCGGATCCCGCCGCCTCGCACAACGAGGCGCGGGACGAGGTCTGGGAGGAGGTGCTGGAACTGCTCGCGGACCAGGTCGACGACGACGAGGTCCCCCCGCACGCCGTCCGCCGATGGCTCCGTCAGGACGATGACCTCACCGGGACGTTCGTGCGCGCGTGGCCGATGCTGTCTCCGACGTCCGTGG
Coding sequences:
- the helR gene encoding RNA polymerase recycling motor ATPase HelR, with the translated sequence MPTDPFHLPDNLEAKSSPALLDADRAHLRRIADALDEQRADVALRLEQARRQHAAYGDAAVDRDLQIRRLSGRLRVLERFGIDICLGRMTPADGEPVYIGRTGLAAADGTRLLIDWRTPAAEPYFAATMEDPRGIISRRRYRWTDGRVSDYWDEALTPAGFDGAASLDDQSAFIASLGTHRTSRMRDVLATIQADQDAIIRTPSAGALVVDGGPGTGKTVVALHRAAHLLYAEPHLTQSAGGMLLVGPNAHYLAYVGDVLPSLGEDTVRLSTLRDLVPEGAAAGDESDPRVSRLKAALDPGAVLDAAARAFERPPRHAMRLESPWADLWISRTEWTELFSGADPAASHNEARDEVWEEVLELLADQVDDDEVPPHAVRRWLRQDDDLTGTFVRAWPMLSPTSVVSRLWSSPEFLRQCAPELSATDAALLRRDGSAPWTTADLPFLDAARRRIGDPDAVREEHRRQAVIASAQEQMSHVVDHLIEDDDSEMKVMSILRGQDARNVLIGVDAPPPPRPDELAGPFGHIVVDEAQELTDAEWRMLLARCPSRSFTIVGDRAQARHGFTESWEVRLARVGLRDVRIAHLGVNYRTPAEVMTEAAPAILAAIPDANVPTSVRESGVPVRFDAVASLASVLETWLDAHPEGVACVIGDSGFRPTARVRSLTPTGAKGLEFDLVVLVRPEQFGDDVTGAVDRYVAMTRTTRELVVLS
- a CDS encoding NADPH-dependent FMN reductase; amino-acid sequence: MTHRIGYIIGSLATNSINRVLSKTLVRLAPSDLELVEIPIRDLPLYNRDDELDPVEAVTVFKRAVEGAEGLLLISPEYNRSIPGALKNAIDWGSRPWGHNSFARKPTGIIGASTGAIGTAVMQSSMRSVLSFLNAPQLNAPEAYITFRPEVFGADGEVKDEATEEFLRHYMHEYAAFVERVLSLTAPGHVGDQS
- a CDS encoding DUF2255 family protein; translated protein: MTKWNAEELAAIAAPEMFDLSAQLEDGTTPKTVGIWAVAVDGRLFVRSYTGLEGKWYAPALASLRGRVSAGGVTKDVRFESVTDEATNAAIDAAYLDKYTPSPYAPEMGQEPVRSNTLEVIPVD